ACACTTTAAGTGTGCCATTTTTTCCATCAATCTTATAACTGACAATATAAAACCCCGACTTTAGCCATTGTAAATCGATTTCTTGAACAGGTTTTGTTATTTTACGTAACTGTTGTCCAGACATATTAAAAATTTCCATGTTCTGAAGAACACCATGAACTCTTAAAGTATCTTTTTCTAAAAACACTTTCTTATCAATACTCAAACTAGTATCTACAGTTATGGAACCACTTCCAGAAAGAAGCCCTGGATGTGTCGAGGCATCATAAGTTCCATCCCCTAAATCGGTTCCGTTTAAAGTAAATTGATTAACCAGCACAGCAACATTCAAAACAGCAGAAGCATTTCCTGCTATATTCATTACTAGCTTATCACCAGCACATTTAGCATGATTAAAAATGGCTTGATTATTAGCATCGAGATCAATTAAAGCGTTTCCAAAGGCATTTTCTACGGTTCCGTCAATCGCTGCTACACCTGCTGCATTAAAAGCAGCCACTTTTAAATCCCAAGTTCCTGTAAACCCACTATTATCGCCACCTAATTTTACTGTTGCAGTATTTGCAACATCTCTGGTGTTTTGAACGATTATTTTATGATCTCCGGAAAATGTACCAGGTAAATCCATAACATGACCTGCAGCGTTAGAACCATTCATTAACAATGAAATATCTCCTTCCAAAATGATAGGAGCTTCAAAATAAAATCCCGTTCCACCTGTTGCATAAGTGATATTTGTACCTTGAAACATTCTAACAGGTCCTAAGCTTTTAGAGTCCGATCTTCTCAAACGAATACTTCCAGCGTTCTGCACATACATGTCTCCAGAAAAAGGAGCGCTTTGAGCTTCAATAGTTTTACCATCTACAATAACTTTTTCTCCTAGTTCTGGCAGAAGTGCCGGTGAGTAATGCACTGGATTATCCCACTTTCCGTTAGCTCCACCTATAAAAATAAATTCACTTGGTCTGCCAATGATTATTTTACCTGAACCACTAATAATAGACGGATGCGTAGTGGCGTCATACTGTCCAACACCTTGTACAACATTATCAATATACCATTCGCTAATGGTGATATCTTGATTAATAACAATTTTGGCATTACCTTCAGTAAAAATTGGTGTATTTACTTTTAGTGCGTTACTTACATCAATGGTTAATTGTCCTGTGGTTTTTACAGTAATATTCTTGGTATTACCTAAAGAACCAGAAACTTTAGCTTGCAAATCGCCTTCTTCTACAACAATTTCACCTGTATAATCTTCACTATCACCATTTAACTGAACAATTCCAGATCCTTTTTTCGTGATTTGGTGAACACCTTGTATTGAGCCTTCAAGATTAAGGTTATGAGTAAGATTAAAATCAAAATTCCCTTTTGACTTTATTGTTCCTGCCAAAGTTGCATCTGCAGAAGCTGTAATTACTGACTGACTTAGAGTTAATAAGGTGGTAGTACTATTAGCTGTAACCTCTAAAGTTGCTCCATTTGTTAAGTTTAAATCTGCAGCAAAATCGCCTCCATTTGCATTTATTATGACATTACCATCAACATTTGCAACCTCCGAAGCTACAGGTACACCATCTGGGTTCCAGTTATTAGCCTCTAACCAGTCGTTGTTAGCAGCGCCACCATCCCAAGTGTAAACAGTAACTGCGGGTGCAATTGCTGTAGGATCCCAATTATCAGTACCAGCTAATACGATTTCTGGCTCATATAAATTGGCTTCATTTTGGTCGGTCATGGCACGAAGACCAGCCCAATTGGCTCTACCGCTCATATCGGCACCAGCTCCTGTGTTAATCCATTCGTATAAATGTAAGTCGGTACTTGTATCTGCATAATCCATGTTCCATTTATCCCCCCAACCTAAAGGATCAATTTCAGCAGGCATGTTACAGTATAACCATGCCACTTTAGGATATTCATGCCAAGGACGACCAAATTTAATTAAAGCACCATCATCTCCTGGTCTAGGGCTATTATCTTGATAAGTCAAATCACATTTATAAAATACGAAACCATAACTTTGGTTAATAGTTGTTGAAGGTGCCGTAATCCAAGCGCCACCATAACTTCTAATTTCGCATTCATCAAAGAAACCAATTCCTCGACCATAAATATAATCCGTACGCCCTAAAATCATACAAGATTTAAAGTAGGCTCGGTTGGTTTCAGCCGTCCAAAAGTAAATAGTATCCTGGTATGCTGTAATATTACAATTAACAAACACATTTCTATCGGCCTGTAAAGTAAGGGCTTGGGCTTGTCCAACAGGACCAGCAGTGTTTTCGATAGTGATGTTTTCTGCTTTAAAATCGTTTGCTTGAATAGTGAGTGTTGCTGCTGTTCTAACTAACTCGCTATTACTACTCCAAAGGGCTACCTTATCATCAGGACAAAGGCCATCATCTCCATCATTACAGTTATAAATATCATAGCTAATAACAGTTTCCTCTCTGCTTTCTCCAATTAAAGTAATATTCGTTTTAGAAGGCGGAATAATCAATTTTTCTTGATCATACAATCCCCTTTTTACATAAATAATAATTTCAGAACTACTGTTAGAAGGTGCTGCATCAAAAGCGGCTTGAAGCGTTGTAAAATCGCCTGTTCCGTTAACATCCACTACAATGTCTGGGCTAAAATTTTGGGCTGTACCCAAGGAACTCCACAGGAGTCCTACAATAAAAAAAAGATAAAAGTTTAAATGTTTCATAATACTTGGTTTAATATTTGGGTTTAATAATTAATTTATCTATTCATTGGTTATTTTAATGTCGTTTTAATCCAGTCCATAATATTATATCTAGTTTCTAGTGAAATCCAATGTTCATTAACTGGCGTAATTAAAGCTTCCTTAGGGGATTGTATTGTATTATAAACAATATAACTTGTGGTTGGAGGACATACATTATCATTAAATCCCCAGGTCATAAAAACTGGAACTTTTATAAGTTTAGCAAAATTAACCACATCAAAATATTCTAGAGTTTCTAATTTTTCCGGTGTATCCATACCTTCAAATGTGGTAAACAAGTGCGGGTATCCCCCTGCCTTATTTATTTTATATCTTGCCATATCGGAGAGTGCGGGATGATTGGCCGCACATGCCGTAACACGTTTATCTAATCCCGTTGTAATTAGAGCTAATGCCCCTCCTTGGCTACCACCTTGAGCTATTAAATTTTTACCATCCCATTCCGGCAATGTCACTAAATAATCCACAGCCCTTATACATGATAGGTAAACGCCCTTCATATAATAATGCTCCTTATCATCTAAACCATTTACTAAATAGCTATTATTTTTATTTCCAAAAGCCTTACTGATCTCACTATAAGTATGCGCATCCAAATTTGGGCGAATACCATGAATTTCCATATCCAAACGGATAAACCCATTTTCTGCATAGAACAAATCCTTTGAAGGATTCATAGGTTTTATACCTGCTCCTGGAGGTGAAATTACAATAGGAAATTTCCCTTGTTTTTTGGGTAGCGTTAGATATGCATAGAAAAAATGTCCCTTTTGTACAGACTGAATTTTAAGTAAATAGCAATTTATTTTATCATTTGAAAATTCTGAAACGAATTCCCTTTCTACAACCATAGGACAAGTAGAAGCCTTTTTTAATGCATCATCCCAAAAGCTTTTAAAATCGTTCGGAAACTTAGTATAAGGTGTTAGCTTTTCTGGCTCAAAACCAACTTTAATATGATAACTATATCGTTTATTTTTATAATTTAAACTAAGTTTACAATCTCTAAACCCAGGGGTATTCATTGTACCTATTGGAACAGTGGCTACACCATGATTTAAAGTAACTTTACCTTGTTTTTCTTCAGGCATCATATCTTCACCAATACTATAATTTACAACAGCTGCATCAAGCAAAACTCCGTAACGATAAACACGTATAGTAATATTGGCTTCCTCTCCTAACTTATAAAGCCAATCCTTATGATTCGGTTCTGCAACCCATAAAATATCGTCATGACTGGGGTTATTTTGAGCAAAACTTACAATAGAGTTAATAAGAAAAACAGTTAAAAGAATCAATTTCTTAAATATGGTTCCATAAAATTTCATATTTCTACTAATCTCATTTAATTAATTTATAAACACTTCTCTTTTAATTACCTCTTTACTCGATTTCAATTCTAAATTTGAATTATCAAAATTTACATTTTGAAAGCGTATTGCTTTAGTTTTACTTCCAAATAATTCAATTTGTGTTTGTTGGTTATTCTGAAATGAGACAGAATCTAGGTTTACATTTTTTCCGTTGTAAATTGTTATCGCTTTTTTTTCAGGCGTTAATATTTGAACATTTTTAAGCTTCAGTCCATCTACATCCACAATTTCCACCCCCTTATTTGCCTTTAACACAGCATTACTTAAGTTGATGTTTTTTAAGTTCATTTCTGGTAACCCCATGAAAAAACCTGCTTTTTCAGCTCCAGAAACATGAATATTGTTCATGAAAATATTTTTAAATGAAGGCGTTTCTTCGGTAACTTCAACTAAAACTTCCTCAGTTGAATTAACCTCTTTATTTGTAGTTAGCCCATCTGAAACAGGACTTTTTCCGCCATAATAAAGATTAAACCTTATGGCATCCGCTTTAATATCAATCATATCAATATTTGAAATAAAGACATTCTCTACAACGCCTCCTCTTCCTCTTGTACTTTTAAATCGGAGTCCTGTGTCAGTACCAATAAATGAACAATTTGAAACATGCACATTTTTAACACCACTAGACATTTCACTTCCTACAACAACACCACCATGACCATGATACACGACATTATTTTTTACTATTACATTTTCTGTAGGGAATTTACGGTCTCTACCATCCTTATTTTTTCCTGACTTTATGCAGATAGCATCATCACCAACATCAAAGGTGTTATTGTAAATCAATGCATTTTTACAAGAGTCTAAATCTAATCCATCTCCATTTTGTGAATACCAAGGGTTTCTAACCGTTAAATTTCTAAAAATTAGATCTTCGCACATTAAGGGATGAATATTCCATGCGGGTGAATTTTGAAAAGTTGGCCCATCTAAAAGCACTTTTTTACATTGAACAAGGCTAACCATTACAGGTCTAAGGAAATCCTTTACAGCGATAAGGTCTTCATTGTTTTCAGCATTTGGAACGTTAAAGTCGGTGGTGTTTTCATAACCTTGTTTGGAGCTTTCAGAAGGAAACCACAGTTTGCCATCATCAGATAAAACACCTCCAGATTTTTTTAGGCTATTCCATTGGTTATCGGTCATTTTCATTTTTTTAACTGGTCTCCAAGCGTCACCATTACCGTCTATAATCCCGTTGCCTGTTATAGCAATATTCTGCGCATTATTGGCATTAATAGGTGAAATACATCGTACTGTATTTAAACCTTCAAAACTGACTTTTTTTAAAGGATAATCATCAAAATCTTTACTAAATAGTATAATTGCACCACTTTCTAGATACAAATTAATATTACTTTGAAGTGTAATTGGCCCGGTAAGCCAAATACCTCGAGGCACTATAACTTTTCCTCCTCCTTTTTGAGAAACTTGAGAAATAGATTTTTCAAATGCCAAGGTATTTTTAAAAAGTCCATTACCTATGGCGCCAAAATCGATGATATTCACTTCATAGTCAGGAAAGGAAACCTCCTTTACTTTAGGCATTTTAAATTCTATGTCATTATAAATATTATCTAATTGTACATTTTGACTTTGAGCATTAAAGCTCCCTGTGTTTATGATATACAAAACACCGAAAATAGCCCATGTTATTTTTTTGATATACTTCATGTATTTGCAAGATTTTTTCAATTAACTTTTTTTATAGGTTTTGAAGATTATTAAATACTATTCGAGCAACCTCAACGGCTCCCTTAGGCTGAAAATGTGTATTATCTTTTTGTCCCTCTGGATAAGCCTCGTACTTACCAGCAGGTAAATTCATAAAGTAATTATTGGTTACATAATCCTGTCCTTTTTGTGTAAAAAGGTCTCGTGATGCCTTATTTAAATCGATTAACGCTACATTCATTTCATCAGCGACTACAAATTGTTGGAATACCTGGCCCCATCCTGTAACGGGATACCTGGTTTTCATATAGTCTTTACCTGGTTCGTAGTTATTGTAGTAATCGGCCATCGTGGAATCCCCAATTAAAAAAATTGTTGTTACTAGTTTTTCTTTCAAACCGTAGGCTATAAAAAACGCGCCTACGAATAGCAACAATCCAAACTTTATCAACTTACTTTTCATTTTATTTTTTTTAGTTGTGAAATTATATGCACTATTAGCCTGAGTTGACACATCGTACACATTGAATGTAGTTACAATAACCTCCTCATTATTGGTATGGTTAGAAACTATTGGCTCTTTTATTTTTGGATTTTGATAAAACATGTTGGTGTTTTCCCCTGTAGCTTTTTGCAATTCCACCCCGTTTTTATCCAACAAAATTTGATTGGTACGTATTCTTAAATTCCCACCTTTTTTTGAGTAAATTTTCACTGTCTCTAATGTGTTTGCTTCCCAATGTAAATCGACCTCAAAGCCACCTATGGCCACAAGTCCTTTTACACTTCCTTCTTTCCATGATTCTGGTAAAGCAGGTAGTAAAAACAAAGCATCATCGTGCGACTGAAGTAGCATTTCGGCTATTCCCGCCGTGCAACCAAAATTTCCATCTATTTGAAATGGCGGATGTGCATCAAATAAATTAGGATATGTCCCGCCAGATATCGTACCGTCTTCTACCAAGGTTAATTGGGTTTTAATAAGTTTATACGCTCTGTTTCCGTCAAGCATCCGTGCCCAAAAGTTCACCTTCCACCCCATGGACCATCCAGTAGATTTATCGCCTCTATATTCTAAAGTTTGCTCTGCCGCTTTAAATAATTCTAGGTTTTTGAATGGTGAAATTTGCGAAGCTGGATACAAACCATATAAATGCGAAATATGTCTATGCTTATCATTTGGTCTGTCCCAGTCTTCAATCCATTCTTGCAATTGCCCATGTTTACCTATCTGCATTGGAGGCAGTTTGCTACGTAAAACTTTTAATGAATCTGCAAATTCCAAGTCTTGGCTTAACACTTTTGAAGCCCTAATAACATTACTAAACACATCGAAAACTAACTGATTATCCATGGTTGTACCATAAGTTACTCCAACACCATCTACATATTTATTTTCTGGTGAAATTGAAGGCGCAACAACTAACCATTTATTTTTTGGTTCTTCTTGAAGAACATCTTTGTAAAACAAAGCTGTTGATTTTAAAATAGGATAGTATTCCTTTAAGAAATCTTCATCACCCGTAAACAAATAATGCTGCCATAAATGCTGTGTTAACCAAGCGCCTCCCATGGGCCAAAAACCATAAAAGCCACCATCTACAATACCCGAAATCCGCCATATATCGGTATTATGATGAATGTTCCAACCTCTAGCATGATACAGTTTCTGCGCACTTAATTTTCCTGTTTCCGAAATATCTTCCAACATGGAAAATAAAGGCTGATTCAATTCGGAAAGATTTGTAACTTCTGTTGGCCAATAATTCATTTCGGTATTTATATTGACCGTGTATTTACTATCCCAAGGAGGTGCTAACCGATCGTTCCAAATACCTTGCAAGTTTGCAGGCTGACCGCCAGGTCTAGAACTCGATATCAATAAATATCTCCCAAATTGAAAATAAAGCGATACCAACGATAAATCTTCTTTAGTTGCAAAATTTGCCAAACGCAGATTGGTTGGTAATTCATTTTTTTGGTTCGTTCCTAAGTTTAAAGTAACTCTATTAAATAATTGCTGATAATCTTTTATATGACTGTTCTTCAACTCGTCATATCCTTTATTCTTGCTTTTTTCAATAAAAGACTTAGCAATTTCATTCGCAGAATTACTTAAATCTTTATAATTTTTAAAGTTCG
This genomic interval from Tamlana carrageenivorans contains the following:
- a CDS encoding pectinesterase family protein; the protein is MKHLNFYLFFIVGLLWSSLGTAQNFSPDIVVDVNGTGDFTTLQAAFDAAPSNSSSEIIIYVKRGLYDQEKLIIPPSKTNITLIGESREETVISYDIYNCNDGDDGLCPDDKVALWSSNSELVRTAATLTIQANDFKAENITIENTAGPVGQAQALTLQADRNVFVNCNITAYQDTIYFWTAETNRAYFKSCMILGRTDYIYGRGIGFFDECEIRSYGGAWITAPSTTINQSYGFVFYKCDLTYQDNSPRPGDDGALIKFGRPWHEYPKVAWLYCNMPAEIDPLGWGDKWNMDYADTSTDLHLYEWINTGAGADMSGRANWAGLRAMTDQNEANLYEPEIVLAGTDNWDPTAIAPAVTVYTWDGGAANNDWLEANNWNPDGVPVASEVANVDGNVIINANGGDFAADLNLTNGATLEVTANSTTTLLTLSQSVITASADATLAGTIKSKGNFDFNLTHNLNLEGSIQGVHQITKKGSGIVQLNGDSEDYTGEIVVEEGDLQAKVSGSLGNTKNITVKTTGQLTIDVSNALKVNTPIFTEGNAKIVINQDITISEWYIDNVVQGVGQYDATTHPSIISGSGKIIIGRPSEFIFIGGANGKWDNPVHYSPALLPELGEKVIVDGKTIEAQSAPFSGDMYVQNAGSIRLRRSDSKSLGPVRMFQGTNITYATGGTGFYFEAPIILEGDISLLMNGSNAAGHVMDLPGTFSGDHKIIVQNTRDVANTATVKLGGDNSGFTGTWDLKVAAFNAAGVAAIDGTVENAFGNALIDLDANNQAIFNHAKCAGDKLVMNIAGNASAVLNVAVLVNQFTLNGTDLGDGTYDASTHPGLLSGSGSITVDTSLSIDKKVFLEKDTLRVHGVLQNMEIFNMSGQQLRKITKPVQEIDLQWLKSGFYIVSYKIDGKNGTLKVCKK
- a CDS encoding acetylxylan esterase, translating into MKFYGTIFKKLILLTVFLINSIVSFAQNNPSHDDILWVAEPNHKDWLYKLGEEANITIRVYRYGVLLDAAVVNYSIGEDMMPEEKQGKVTLNHGVATVPIGTMNTPGFRDCKLSLNYKNKRYSYHIKVGFEPEKLTPYTKFPNDFKSFWDDALKKASTCPMVVEREFVSEFSNDKINCYLLKIQSVQKGHFFYAYLTLPKKQGKFPIVISPPGAGIKPMNPSKDLFYAENGFIRLDMEIHGIRPNLDAHTYSEISKAFGNKNNSYLVNGLDDKEHYYMKGVYLSCIRAVDYLVTLPEWDGKNLIAQGGSQGGALALITTGLDKRVTACAANHPALSDMARYKINKAGGYPHLFTTFEGMDTPEKLETLEYFDVVNFAKLIKVPVFMTWGFNDNVCPPTTSYIVYNTIQSPKEALITPVNEHWISLETRYNIMDWIKTTLK
- a CDS encoding glycoside hydrolase family 28 protein, which codes for MKYIKKITWAIFGVLYIINTGSFNAQSQNVQLDNIYNDIEFKMPKVKEVSFPDYEVNIIDFGAIGNGLFKNTLAFEKSISQVSQKGGGKVIVPRGIWLTGPITLQSNINLYLESGAIILFSKDFDDYPLKKVSFEGLNTVRCISPINANNAQNIAITGNGIIDGNGDAWRPVKKMKMTDNQWNSLKKSGGVLSDDGKLWFPSESSKQGYENTTDFNVPNAENNEDLIAVKDFLRPVMVSLVQCKKVLLDGPTFQNSPAWNIHPLMCEDLIFRNLTVRNPWYSQNGDGLDLDSCKNALIYNNTFDVGDDAICIKSGKNKDGRDRKFPTENVIVKNNVVYHGHGGVVVGSEMSSGVKNVHVSNCSFIGTDTGLRFKSTRGRGGVVENVFISNIDMIDIKADAIRFNLYYGGKSPVSDGLTTNKEVNSTEEVLVEVTEETPSFKNIFMNNIHVSGAEKAGFFMGLPEMNLKNINLSNAVLKANKGVEIVDVDGLKLKNVQILTPEKKAITIYNGKNVNLDSVSFQNNQQTQIELFGSKTKAIRFQNVNFDNSNLELKSSKEVIKREVFIN
- a CDS encoding glycosyl hydrolase family 95 catalytic domain-containing protein — protein: MNYKIIVSVCCFLCLLRGYAQSTTSFSVKDNDENVLWYESAAKNWNEALPIGNGRIGGMLFGGITHDKIQLNEETVWAGEPGNNITKDYFNEVEEIRRLLFDENYKEAQSLALEVFPKDTPKNNNYGVPYQTVGNLNLHFPNQQSVYNYRRDLNIANAMASVSYTAKGIQFKREYFVSYPDQVMVIHLTADKPSSLTFEITMDSPQLNHNIKTENKFLKLEGVGGDHENKKGKIKFETLVYPKVFGGEIVEKNNGISIKNANEVILLVSIGTNFKNYKDLSNSANEIAKSFIEKSKNKGYDELKNSHIKDYQQLFNRVTLNLGTNQKNELPTNLRLANFATKEDLSLVSLYFQFGRYLLISSSRPGGQPANLQGIWNDRLAPPWDSKYTVNINTEMNYWPTEVTNLSELNQPLFSMLEDISETGKLSAQKLYHARGWNIHHNTDIWRISGIVDGGFYGFWPMGGAWLTQHLWQHYLFTGDEDFLKEYYPILKSTALFYKDVLQEEPKNKWLVVAPSISPENKYVDGVGVTYGTTMDNQLVFDVFSNVIRASKVLSQDLEFADSLKVLRSKLPPMQIGKHGQLQEWIEDWDRPNDKHRHISHLYGLYPASQISPFKNLELFKAAEQTLEYRGDKSTGWSMGWKVNFWARMLDGNRAYKLIKTQLTLVEDGTISGGTYPNLFDAHPPFQIDGNFGCTAGIAEMLLQSHDDALFLLPALPESWKEGSVKGLVAIGGFEVDLHWEANTLETVKIYSKKGGNLRIRTNQILLDKNGVELQKATGENTNMFYQNPKIKEPIVSNHTNNEEVIVTTFNVYDVSTQANSAYNFTTKKNKMKSKLIKFGLLLFVGAFFIAYGLKEKLVTTIFLIGDSTMADYYNNYEPGKDYMKTRYPVTGWGQVFQQFVVADEMNVALIDLNKASRDLFTQKGQDYVTNNYFMNLPAGKYEAYPEGQKDNTHFQPKGAVEVARIVFNNLQNL